The sequence TTCCTGTATGGTTCTAAAAAAGAAATCTTTAAAAAAGCCTGGCCAAACTCAATAGATACCACTACCTTCGGCTTTTTTTGAAAAATACTAGTTAAATTTGCAATAAGCCCATTAACCATAAGTTTTTACTACATAGTAAGCAATAAACAATAATAAAATAGAAATTAGAATGCTCGAAACTCCTATACCAACCCTTAAATTATAAACTGTTTCTTCAAAGGATACAAGGGCTTTATTGGTATACTCGGAAATCAATCTAAGTGTATCTGGGCAAATAAACAAAACCATACCAAAAAAGGAAGGAAACTAAACCTACAACTATTTAAAAAACCATCATAGACCTCCTTTTATAAATATTACTAAAAACTTTTAATTTCTACACTCTGGGTAAGGTCAACTGAACCTTGAAAATCATCAAAGTTGCCGGTTGCGGTTTTAACAGTAATACTAATGATTACTCGCCGGATATCGGTTAAAGCATCCACCCCTAAAACCCAATCAGCATCAGAAGCCTTTTTATAACTAAAAATAACTCCTGTAGTATCCTTACCGTCAATAGTAAGTTCGGTTGGAATATAGTAAGGTACAACTGATTCAGCTGACCAGCTCCCACCACTATTGGTGCTAATTGAGCGGTAAATATGACCGTCACCACTGTCCCAACGAAACCGAACTGAAAGCACAACTGCCGGGTAACCATAACTATAAGAAAATTGGGTACTCGAAGCATCGATTATGCTCCGAGTGTATCTTAAGCCCCGGGCATCAGGCGTACCCTCAATCATTAGATTGCTAATTTCTTGAGCAATTTTTTGACAATCAAGCTGCCGCGGACTATAAATAAATAACTGAACAAAAAAAATCATCGCTCCAGCTACTACAGCAGCGACAATTGAAACTATCAACATAGTCATTATTAACTCAATTAAGGTCTCGCACTTTTTTATTTTTACCATGAGTAAGCTGTGGTTTCAGTTGCATCGCTCATTACAAACACTAGACTACTAACTGAGCTTAAATTTTTACTAAAAGTAAATAGACCAGTATTGTTATACGTTGCTCCAGCCGAAAGAGTAAAATTAGTATCAAAAGTGATAGTTGATCCTGAACTCTGAGTACCGCTCCACCTTTGAGAACCGTCCATAGTAATAGTTTTAACCTTTATGCCGCTTGCACCGCTAAAACTGATAGTTACTCCAGTAATAGTTATGCCGCTGCCACCAGTATTCTCTAAGGTAATATTCTGTAAATTCTTAGCCACTATACTTCCTCCGGATACTGCCAATGAGTCTGCTTCGTTGCCACCCACCCCAGCAACGCCTCCACCGCTTCCAGAACCAAAAGAAGCATTAGCCAAGTAAGTGACTACTCTTGCTAGTTGGCTCGCGCTACCGCCCTCATAAACCGTAACTACAACTTTCTTTAAGGTACTGTTTGAACCAACAACAAAATCAACTTCACGTCTTAAATCCTGACTATAGCCCTCATAATTTGAAGTATTAGTATCATAACCATCAGCTAGAGTAATATTATCATAGGCTAAGCTATTAATCTTAGACATCTCAGTTTTAGCTAAACCTTCAGCAACCAACAGTTGACGAGAATAAGCTATTGAACGTATGTACTCCATAGTCATAATACTGCTTGGTATCACCACTATTGCTATAATTACTATAGCGATAATTAACTCAATAAGGGTAACGCTCTTTCTTATCATGGCAGTATGTGATCCTGTGATTCTTCCCAGGAGACAATCTTGCTAGTTCCTATATCATAAGCTGCCTTAAGAGTACGTCTCCAGGTATAATTTGTGACTATCTTACCAGTAGAAGTTATATTCATAACATTATCAGAAGTAAGACCAGAGTTTAAAAGCATAACTTCAACCGTACTCCCATCGCTAAAAGTAATAACTGCTGTAATAGTCATGGGAGTAATATCGCTGCCTATTTCCCAATCCAACCAAACATCATTCTCAGTTGTACCAGCCGGTATTGTAAAATCAGCCATGTCAATGTTAGTTCCACTCTGAGCGGTTCCAGTCCACTCAGCAGTTGCCCGACCCAAATCTATACTAATTAAGTTCTCACCGGCATCAGGGGTCCAGCTTACCTGCACATGAGTTATAGTAAGATCACCACCGCTAACATTGGTCATGCTAACATTTTTCAATTTTCGATTAGCAATTATGTTTGTGGTGCTTGAATCAGCAATAAAAAACATGCCTGAGCCGCCAAAAGAATAATAAGTATTTGGGTCTATCGCAATATCGGCTTGAGCGCTAACTAAACCATCAGCTTCGTAGTCAGCTACTGCCGCCATAACTCCGGCCTGAGCAGCATAAAAAGCCTTTTGCTGATCAATGCTAGCGATATTATACTCTAAGGCTTGACTTATATAGACTACAATACCTAAGGCTACTATAGCCATTAAAACAACTATAATGATTACTGCAATTAAAGCAAAACTCTTATGTTTGATCATTGTTAACTAACAATAATGACAGTAAAAAGGGGGCAGAGAAATTAGAATGTTAATTTTCTGCCCCCTGCTTCTTCATAATCAATTAAACTCTTTATTGAAACGTTCCGTTGGCAACAGTGTAGTTGTAAACAGTACCGGTCGGACCAGTATAGTTAACACCTGAGGCCCTGCTCCAATCCTGAGTTACTCCTTGAGCCAATACATTCTCAAAGCAAGGATCAGCTACGCTGCAAGTAGTATTATTATTATCCCCAAGAGTAGTCGGCCAAGCACAAGTCCCACCGGCACAAGCATTAGCATAAAAAGTTGCTATGCCAGAGCGCACACCGCCGATTATACCCTTCTCGGCAGCTATCTGGGCTTGAGATTGAAGATCGTAGTATTTAGGAATAGCTACCGCAGCTAAGATTCCCAAAATAACAATGATCATGATTAGCTCGATCAAAGTAAAACCTTTTCTCATAAACACCTCCTTATCGTTTAAAAATTGCCATTAAATTCCACATTGGTAAAAATATTCCCAGAGCCATAAAAAGAACACCACAGCCTAAAACAAGTATCATTATCGGCTCAATCAAGGAACTAAAATTTTCAATTGTATATTCAATCTGGCTATCGTAATAGTCAGAAACAAATAAAAGTAGTTCATCAACTCTACCGGAATCTTCACCTACTGCAACCATTTGAGTTACTACCGGAGCAAACATTCCACTCTTCTTCATTGGATTGGCAATTCCCTCTCCCTCATTGACCGAAGTCCGGATATCATTTATCGTCTTTTCAATCACTGCATTGCCTATACCACCGGAAGAAAGCTCCAAAACCCGCAAAATTGGCACGCCTGAATGCATCAGAGTGCCGGTGGCCCGGCAGAAACGAGACATATACATTTTCAAAAATAACGGCCCAAAAACCGGAACCTTTAATTTAAATTTATCCCATAAAAATCGCCCGCCTTTCGTATTGATATATTTGTAAAAAGAAAAAATAACTATACCTAACAAAATCCCGGTAAGCCACCAATATTGACTGACCGCAGTATTAATCCAAATAAGCACCCGGGTTGGTAAAGGTAAAACTATATTAGCCGCTGAGTAAATCTTAACAAAACGAGGAATTACAAAAATGATCAGAATAAAAAAAGCAATCGCCATAGCGCAAACTACCATCATCGGATAACGAGTTGCGCTCTTAATCTGCATCTTTATTTTTTCTTCATGGACTCCTAAGGCGCTTAAGCGCTCTAAGGATTCACCTAGGGTTCCACTTTCCTCAGCCGACTTAAGCATATTAGTATAAAGCGGACTGAAAACTTTCGGGTGTCTCTCAAGAGCGCTTGATAAGTCATTGCCCTCTCTTATTTCTCGAGACACCGCTTCTAAGGTTTTTTTAAAAAGTTTATTACTAGTTTGATCACCGAGTGCCACTAGGCTTGAAAGAATAGTTACTCCAGCCCGTTGCAAAGTTGCAAACTGACGAGTAAACATATTAATTTCAGAAAGTTTAACCTTTTTAAACCGGCGTAACAACTCATTTAAAAAATTAGCTTCCTTACTCGACTCTTCTATAGTTACAGGCAAATAGTCCATTTCTTTAAGCTTATTAGCAACTGCATTTTCGGTTTCAGCTTCCATTGAACCGGTGACCAGCTTACCTTGTTTGTCGCGAGCCTTGTATTGAAATTCAGCCATTACTTAACCTTGGTTACCTTTAATACTTCTTCCGCTGTAGTAATACCCTGACTTACCTTCTCTAAGCCGTCCTCGCTTAAGGTTTTTATCCAACCTGAGGCTACGGCCCTTTCTAATATCTTATCAGCTGATTGTTTTTCATTAACCATATTGCGTATCTCATCGTTAATAGTGAAAAACTCATAGATTCCAGTTCTTCCCATAAATCCAGTATTATCGCATTTTTTGCAACCCTTGCCACGATAAAATAAATTCTTGATTTTAACACCTAAATCTTTCAAAATAGACTCTGATGGTTTATACTCTTCTTTACACTTATCACAAATTACTCTCACTAATCTTTGAGCAATAACCCCAATAACCGAGCTAGAAACTAAAAACGGTTCAACCCCCATATCAACCAAACGGGTTAAAGATGATACAGCATCATTAGTGTGTAGTGTCGAAAGAACCAAATGTCCGGTAAGCGAAGCTCTAATTGCAATCTCAGCGGTTTCCTTATCACGAATTTCACCAACCATAATCACATCCGGATCCTGACGCAAAATTGCTCGAAGACCTTCAGCAAAAGTAACACCAATTTTAGAATTTACCTGGGTCTGGCGTATTAAAGGCAATTCATATTCAACTGGATCCTCAATAGTAATAATATTTTTATCAATTGAATTAATAGTAGTTAGAGCTGCATAAAGAGTAGTAGTTTTTCCGCTTCCGGTAGGCCCAGTTACTAGAATAATTCCATTAGGCCGATGGATAAGTTTATTAAGTGCCTCTAGACTTTCATTAGATAAACCTAGATCTTTAAGCCCTAAAACAACTGACGACTTATCTAAAATTCTCATTACCACATTCTCTCCGTGAACTGTCGGAAAAGTTGAAACTCTGATGTCAATATCCCGATTTTCTATCTTTAAACGAATTTTTCCATCTTGGGGCCGGCGATTCTCAGCAATATCTAAATTAGCCAAAATTTTAATTCGCGAGGTTAAAGCTCGATTTAAGGCTTTGGGTAAATTGTGGGACTCACGGAGAACTCCATCAACTCGGTTGCGGACCAGTAAAGTTTTAGCTTCTGGTTCAATATGAATATCCGAAGCCCGTTCCTTCACTGCCTTAGAAATAATTAAGCTAACCAATTTTACTACCGGAGCTTCTTCGGCAATTTCAGCTAAATCCTTATCGTCCTTGACTGAAATTCTTTCAGTATCGATAGAATCAACGATTTCGTCAACTGTAGATGAACCACCATAATAGATATCTAAAATCTTTTGAATCCCGGTCTCAGAGGCTACAACCGGATCAATAGCATCCATCTGGCTCATCTTACGAGCCTGATCCAAAGCTACTATGTCCTGAGGGTTAAACATAGCTACGGTTAAACTAGTACCAACCTTAAATAAAGGCACCATTTTATATTTTTTAGCTAATTTTTCAGGAATTAACTTGGTTAATTCTGAATCAATAACGTATTCGCCTAAATCCATATAGGGCACACCTAAAGCTTTAGCCCTAACTTCAGCAATACTTTCCTCACTGATAAACTTTAACTTTTCCAAAGCCTTAATAATCGAAAGGCCAGTACGCCTGGTCTCGATCGTTGCCTGATCGAGCTGTTCCTGAGTAATCAAATTCTCTTTTAGTAATAAATCAGCTATCTCTTGTTTTTTAGCCATTATCTCTCCAATTATTGTATTTATCTACGTATCCTCAAATTCTTAGGAAGAGTGACTGTAAAAGTTGTCCCTTTGTTAATTTCAGAATCAACGAAGGTCTCTCCTCCGTGCATCTCAACAATATCCTTAACGATCGATAAGCCCAAGCCGCTACCTTTAACTTTATCCTTAGAATACCCTTCGATTCTTTTGAATCGATCAAAAATTTTGTCTAAATCTTGCTTCGGCATACCAATGCCAGTATCAGAAACGATAATCTTTACATTTTTTTCAGTATCTTCAAGTTTCAGGTTAATCTTACCCTTTGGTTTGTTATATTTTATAGCATTGTCGATAAAGTTTGAGATAACTTCATAAAGCTTATCTTCGTCCCCCCAAATTTCTATTTTTCTATTTGGCAAAGAAATCTTGATGTCGACTTCCTTTTTTTGGGCCAGCGGCCTAAGGGTTGCTACTGCTAATTCAGCTATCCTTCCTATATCAAAAAGGGTTCTTTTCATCTCCCTAGTTTCAGCATCTACTTTTGAAAAATCTAGCAAATCATCAATTAGGCGACTTAGACGACTAATGCTTTGAACCGCCAAGCTTAAAAGTTTTTTCTGCTGGCTATTAATATTTCCAGCTATTTCCTCTAGAATAATCCCTACCGATTCTTTAATTGCCGTCAAGGGCGTGCGTAACTCATGAGATACATTAGCAATAAAATTGGCCCTTAGGTCATCTAAATGCTTTGTGTCTTCTCTGAGACGAGAATTAGTGACCGCTAAGGCAGCTAAATCGGCTAACTTGCTTAAAATATCAAGGTCTTCTTCATTGAAAACACCTTTAGAAATTTTATTGTTAACATTTATCACCCCAATAACCTTATCTTGTATTTTTAAAGGAACGCTTAATAAAGAATTGGTATTATACTTCCCGTTACGTTTAGAAAAGCGCGGATCTTTGCTGATATCTTTAACTAATAAAGACTGCCCAGTTTGGGCAACCCAACCAGAAACGCCTTCACCTAGCTTAACTTTTACGTTCTTAATAATCTCTTTATCTAGACCTTTAGCAAACTTGATTAGCATCTCGCCGGTATTTTTTCCAACCAACATAAGTGAAACAATCCCAACTGACATTACATTAGCGATTCTATCCACAAGCATATTAAGAGTTTTCTCTAAATTAAAATTACCGGATATTTCTTTACTAATATTATAAGCCATCGTTAATTTAAAAAGTTCTTTCTCTAAAAAATCTCGGTTTTCTTTACTTAAGCTACTCTTAAAATCTTTTAAATTAACTAAAGATTTAGTAACCTCTGTTATCGACTTCTTGCGCTTAAACAAACGTGCGACCGTATTAATCATGCTTGTTCTCCAGTCAACTCTTTAATCTTATCTAGTAAAACCTTAGGCTCAAAAGGCTTAACTATATAAGCATCAGCCCCAACTTCTTGCCCCATTTTCTTATCACTATCTTGAGCCCGGGCCGTAAAAAGAATAATCGGTATGCTTTTATACTTTTCATCAAATTTAAGCATTCGGCAGACTTTATAACCATCAACCTTAGGAAGCATTAAGTCTAAAATAATTAAATCCGGATTACTCTTCTTTGCTTTGTCCAACGCCTCCTGGCCATCATAAGCAAATAGAACATCATAACCGCTAGCTTCTAGCCTCATCTTTAACATCTCAACCAACGCTGCTTCATCGTCAACTACGAGTATTTTTTTTGCCATCTTGCTCTCCCCTTTTAAATCCTGATAAATTAACTTTTGTTTTATTGACAATACTTATCTGCTACGCTTAAAACCTTATTTATATTTTTAACCTCTTGGGACAAATCTCCAGTTTTAACAATAAACCCCGAAGCACCCATATCTTTTGCTTTATCGAAAAGTTTCTGATCAGAATAAGCAGTTATAATGAATATCGGTAAATGCTTATCATGTTTTCTGATTTTTTTTAAGGTGTCTAGACCATTAAGCTTAGGCATTAATATATCAAGTAATACCACGTCCAGCCTTTCATTCTTTATCTTCTCTAAACCCTCCTTGCCATCAGAAGCAGTGATAACTTCATAATTATTCTCTTTTAGCCTCTGGCTAATCAGATCTAAAAAATCTGGTTCATCGTCCACAACCAATATCTTTTTTTTCATCGAACACCTCGCTTTTGATTCCTAATCATCTTTCTTAATTTTCTTTAAAATACTTTCTATTTCTTCTTTAATATTACCATCTTTAACGATAAACCCGGTTGCCCCTGCTCTTTTAGCCTCTTCTTTTCGATTCTCGGTGGAAAAAGATGTCAACATAAATACTGGCAACTTCTTATGTTTATTTCTTATTATCTCTAAAGCCGACATTCCGTCAAGTACCGGCATCAATATATCTAAAAAGACTATGTCAGGACTATCACTCTCTACCTTCTCTACTCCTTTCTGACCATTAACAGCGCTACATATCTCACAATTATTAGCCTCTAATCTAACTTTCATTATCTCCACGAAAACCGGATCATCATCAACAAGTAAAACTTTAAGTTTAGGCATAACTACCCCTTAACTCCTTCTTGCTTTATCGATTAAGTCAGCTTCACCTTTAGCATCATCGGGATAAGTTGATATCCTTACCCCGAAGGAAACCTTTTTAACTAATCGTTTTTTAATTAAATAACTATCCAAAGCCCTTCTTAGTCTTTCTTCTATCCTTAAGGCATTATACCTATTACAATCGGCAAGAGTAATTATATACTCCCCGACGACATCCCTAGTCACCAGTCTCCCTTGACCCTTAATAGCACTTTCAAGAATACTGCTAATTTCCTTTACGATTATTTTCATCTCCCTTAAAGATAACTCTTTATTTAACTCAATAAAATTATCAATATTTAGTATCACAAGCGACATTTTAATATTATCTCTAGCCGCATCCCTGATAGCATCCTTAATAAACTCCTTAAATAAAGCATCACTATTATAATTAGGAAAAGTAAAAATAAATTTTGTTCCTTTGCCTTTTGAACTTTCAACCCAAATCCTTCCATTATGCAACGTAACAATCCCCTTAACAATAGATAAACCCAAGCCAGTTCCTTTTTCACCAGCTCCGACATCGCGCTCAAACTGCTGGAATTTATCGAATATCTTAGATAAATCACTCTTTGCAATACCTTTCCCGGTATCAACCACGCTACAAACAACCTCGTCATTCTTCGCCTCGATTACGATCTCAATGTAGCCTTTTTCGGTAAACTTAAAAGCATTATTAATCAAATTAACAAATATTTGAACAGCTTTATCCGAATCAAGATAAACCTCAAGTTTTTTTGTCGGAAGTTTAGTTTTAATCTCAAGGCCTTTTTCTTTTGCCTTAAGCTCAAAAGATGAAACCACATCTTTTATTAATCTATTAATATTAATCAACTGCCTTTTAAGTATCACCTTTCCAGATTCAATTTTAGATATATCCAAAAGTTCATTTATAATCCGAGCTAACCGATCAATATTATTCTTAGAAGTAACAAGAATCCTTTCCTGTTTTTCATTAATTTCACCCGGTATCTTATCTAAAATTAAACTTATCCCCTCCTTAGTGATAGATAAGGGAGTACGTAATTCATGAGATA comes from Candidatus Omnitrophota bacterium and encodes:
- a CDS encoding prepilin-type N-terminal cleavage/methylation domain-containing protein, which encodes MIRKSVTLIELIIAIVIIAIVVIPSSIMTMEYIRSIAYSRQLLVAEGLAKTEMSKINSLAYDNITLADGYDTNTSNYEGYSQDLRREVDFVVGSNSTLKKVVVTVYEGGSASQLARVVTYLANASFGSGSGGGVAGVGGNEADSLAVSGGSIVAKNLQNITLENTGGSGITITGVTISFSGASGIKVKTITMDGSQRWSGTQSSGSTITFDTNFTLSAGATYNNTGLFTFSKNLSSVSSLVFVMSDATETTAYSW
- a CDS encoding prepilin-type N-terminal cleavage/methylation domain-containing protein, coding for MRKGFTLIELIMIIVILGILAAVAIPKYYDLQSQAQIAAEKGIIGGVRSGIATFYANACAGGTCAWPTTLGDNNNTTCSVADPCFENVLAQGVTQDWSRASGVNYTGPTGTVYNYTVANGTFQ
- a CDS encoding type II secretion system F family protein codes for the protein MAEFQYKARDKQGKLVTGSMEAETENAVANKLKEMDYLPVTIEESSKEANFLNELLRRFKKVKLSEINMFTRQFATLQRAGVTILSSLVALGDQTSNKLFKKTLEAVSREIREGNDLSSALERHPKVFSPLYTNMLKSAEESGTLGESLERLSALGVHEEKIKMQIKSATRYPMMVVCAMAIAFFILIIFVIPRFVKIYSAANIVLPLPTRVLIWINTAVSQYWWLTGILLGIVIFSFYKYINTKGGRFLWDKFKLKVPVFGPLFLKMYMSRFCRATGTLMHSGVPILRVLELSSGGIGNAVIEKTINDIRTSVNEGEGIANPMKKSGMFAPVVTQMVAVGEDSGRVDELLLFVSDYYDSQIEYTIENFSSLIEPIMILVLGCGVLFMALGIFLPMWNLMAIFKR
- the gspE gene encoding type II secretion system ATPase GspE is translated as MAKKQEIADLLLKENLITQEQLDQATIETRRTGLSIIKALEKLKFISEESIAEVRAKALGVPYMDLGEYVIDSELTKLIPEKLAKKYKMVPLFKVGTSLTVAMFNPQDIVALDQARKMSQMDAIDPVVASETGIQKILDIYYGGSSTVDEIVDSIDTERISVKDDKDLAEIAEEAPVVKLVSLIISKAVKERASDIHIEPEAKTLLVRNRVDGVLRESHNLPKALNRALTSRIKILANLDIAENRRPQDGKIRLKIENRDIDIRVSTFPTVHGENVVMRILDKSSVVLGLKDLGLSNESLEALNKLIHRPNGIILVTGPTGSGKTTTLYAALTTINSIDKNIITIEDPVEYELPLIRQTQVNSKIGVTFAEGLRAILRQDPDVIMVGEIRDKETAEIAIRASLTGHLVLSTLHTNDAVSSLTRLVDMGVEPFLVSSSVIGVIAQRLVRVICDKCKEEYKPSESILKDLGVKIKNLFYRGKGCKKCDNTGFMGRTGIYEFFTINDEIRNMVNEKQSADKILERAVASGWIKTLSEDGLEKVSQGITTAEEVLKVTKVK
- a CDS encoding GAF domain-containing sensor histidine kinase, producing the protein MINTVARLFKRKKSITEVTKSLVNLKDFKSSLSKENRDFLEKELFKLTMAYNISKEISGNFNLEKTLNMLVDRIANVMSVGIVSLMLVGKNTGEMLIKFAKGLDKEIIKNVKVKLGEGVSGWVAQTGQSLLVKDISKDPRFSKRNGKYNTNSLLSVPLKIQDKVIGVINVNNKISKGVFNEEDLDILSKLADLAALAVTNSRLREDTKHLDDLRANFIANVSHELRTPLTAIKESVGIILEEIAGNINSQQKKLLSLAVQSISRLSRLIDDLLDFSKVDAETREMKRTLFDIGRIAELAVATLRPLAQKKEVDIKISLPNRKIEIWGDEDKLYEVISNFIDNAIKYNKPKGKINLKLEDTEKNVKIIVSDTGIGMPKQDLDKIFDRFKRIEGYSKDKVKGSGLGLSIVKDIVEMHGGETFVDSEINKGTTFTVTLPKNLRIRR
- a CDS encoding response regulator, with the protein product MAKKILVVDDEAALVEMLKMRLEASGYDVLFAYDGQEALDKAKKSNPDLIILDLMLPKVDGYKVCRMLKFDEKYKSIPIILFTARAQDSDKKMGQEVGADAYIVKPFEPKVLLDKIKELTGEQA
- a CDS encoding response regulator, giving the protein MKKKILVVDDEPDFLDLISQRLKENNYEVITASDGKEGLEKIKNERLDVVLLDILMPKLNGLDTLKKIRKHDKHLPIFIITAYSDQKLFDKAKDMGASGFIVKTGDLSQEVKNINKVLSVADKYCQ
- a CDS encoding response regulator, whose translation is MPKLKVLLVDDDPVFVEIMKVRLEANNCEICSAVNGQKGVEKVESDSPDIVFLDILMPVLDGMSALEIIRNKHKKLPVFMLTSFSTENRKEEAKRAGATGFIVKDGNIKEEIESILKKIKKDD